From Desulfatirhabdium butyrativorans DSM 18734:
CGGATCCCCCGCCGTATCCTGGCAGGGAGGTGAAATGCAATGCCTGCACTGCTCCGGAAAGAAGAGCCAATGCAGCTTGTTGTCCACCACCTGTTCCCGGAATCGAACCAATTTATAGGTGTCGAAGGACAGATCGGGTGGATTTTCGATCGTTCCCCGATTGGTCGTTTTTTCGGCCGGGAGGTCGTGCCACTGCTTGCAGGCCACTTGGCAGCCCCTGCAGGCGGTGCAAACGGTCGTATCGATGAAAAATGCTTTATCCATTTCGCTCACCTCCCGTTATTTCTTGGCAATGTTGGCCATGAAGGTCTTGGTTTCGGGAATCCGGGTGTTGGGGTCCCCCGTGGAAGGCGTCAGCAGATTGGCGCTTTCCTCTTTCCCGGATACCGGCCATCGCCATCCGAAATTGTACGGAATCCCCATCTGATGAACGATGGTGCCTGCCACCTTGAGCGGTTTGAACCGCTTGGTGACAACGGCCGTACACTCGAGCGATCCCCTTGCCGAACTGACCACGACCCGCTCGCCGTTCTTGATCTGCTTCAGGCCGGCCAGCTCTTCGCTGAGCTCAACGAATACCTGGGGCTGCAACTCCAGCAGCCAGGGTTGCGGCCGGGTCAGAAGACCGGTCTGCCAATGTTCGGACACCCGATAGGTCGTACAGACATAGGGATAGCGTGGATCGCAGGTACCGGCGAACTTGTCCGCATCGGTTCCGTATCGCGGCGCCACGGGGCTGCTTAGCTGCGGGCTGAGCAGGTTCTTTTCCACCGGGCATTCCATGGCCTCGTAATGTTCCGGGAAAGGCCCATCAGCCAAACCAGGACCGAAAATCTGCCCATACCCGTTTACCGTCATGATGAACGGATGGACGCTCTTCGGGTTGGGCTTTCCCTCGGCATCCAGAACCGGCGGCGCAGGCCCGTCCGGCACATCCCCCACCCATTTGCCGTCCTTCCATGCAATGACCCAGCGCTTGGGATCGAGCGGCTGCCCCTTGCCGTCTACGGCCGCCCGGTTGTAGATGATCCGCCGGTTGACCGGCCACGCCCAGGCAAATTCCGGATACAGCCCGATCTTGTTCGGCGCATCTTCCTGTTTCCTGCGGGCGGACATGTTGCCCTTGTCCGTATAGCTGCCGCAATAGATCCAGTTGCCGCTCGATGTGCTGCCGTCCGCCTGGAGGAAAGCGAAACTGGGCACGAGGCTTCCCTTCTTATATTCCTTGTCCCCGATTTTGACATCCGCCAGGAAATAACCGTTGATGGCCTTGGCGACCTTGTGCGGATCGTACCGTTGATCCGTCATATAATCCCATTTCAGGTTCAAGATGGGTTCCGGAAATACGCCGTCTTTCTGGTACAATTCCTTCAGCTTGAGACCCAGTTCACAGATGATGTCGCCATCCGGTTTGCTCAGTCCCATGGGTTTGGGGCCTTCGTAGCGCCACTGCATCCATCTCCCGCTGTTGGTGATGCTGCCTTCCTTTTCGACCGAAACACAGCAGGGCAGCATGAATACTTCCGTGCCGACCTGATCGGGTTTCATGCCGGGGCCGCGCCAGAACGAGCCGGTTTCGTTGTCGAAAATGTTGACATTGACCATCCAGTCGAGATTGGCCAGGGCCTTTCGGACCTTGTTGGAATTGGCACCGCTGCATGCCGGGTTCATTCCCCAGGCGAAAAACCCCTTGATCGAGCCCTTGTACATTTCATCGAAAATGTCCAGCCAGGAATAGGACTTGCCGGCATCCAGCTTCGGCAGCCACGAGTATCCGAATTCGTTGGCAGCATCCGCCTTGTCACCGAAAAAGCTCTTCAGGAGGCTGACGATGTATTTCGGTTCGTTTTTCCACCAGTTGAGGCTAAGCGGATCCTTGCTCTGCGCCCTTCGCTTCAGGATGTCTTCCAGTTTGGCCTGTTTGCCGTTCGGGGCCGGCAGATACCCCGGCCAGATGTGAAACAGCAGGGCATGATCCGTCGATCCCTGAACGTTGGACTCGCCGCGCAGGGCGTTGACGCCGCCGCCTGCCACACCCATGTTGCCCAGCAGCAGTTGAATGATGCTCATCGCCCGGATGTTCTGGACGCCGACCGTATGCTGGGTCCAGCCCATGGCATACATGATGGTGCCTGCCTTTGCTGGAGCTCCGGTGGCCGCATAGGCTTTGTAAACCGCCAGGATATCCGCCTCGGGTGTTCCGGTGATGGCCGAAACCGTCTTCAGATTGTATCGGGAATAATGCTTTTTCAACAGATTCAGCACGCAATGGGGATCTTTCAGGCTGGCATCGCGCTTGGGGATGCCGTTTTCATCCATCTGAAAGGTCCATGTGGATTTGTCGTACTTTCTTCCCTTTTCATCGTAGCCGCCAAACACGCCATTGTCGAATTTGAAGGCCGGATTCACCAGGAAGGTTGCGTTGGTGTTGTCAATCACATATTGTTTGTTGAGCAGGTCATTTTCCAGAATATACTTGATCATGCCGCCCAGAAAGGCGATGTCCGTACCCGAGCGAAGCGGCGCATAGATATCGGCTTTCGAGGAAGTGCGGGTAAATCGGGGATCGACGCTGATGAGGGTTGCACCGTTTTTCTGGGCCTCGGTGACATACTTGAAGGAGATGGGGTGGTTTTCTGCAGCGTTGCTGCCCATGATGAGGATGCAATCGCTGTTTTTGAGATCGATCCAGTGGTTGGTCATGGCACCGCGTCCGAACGACTCTGCCAGAGCCGCTACCGTGGCGCTGTGTCAGATACGGGCCTGATGTTCGATATAGACAAGCCCGATGGCACGCATCAATGCCTGATAGGCCCAGCATTCCTCGTTGTCCATGGCAGCGCTGCCCACCGATGCGATGGCTGTGGTCCGGTTGACGACTTGTCCGGCGGCATTGGTCTTGGTGAAGGTGGCATCGCGGGTCGCCTTGA
This genomic window contains:
- the fdnG gene encoding formate dehydrogenase-N subunit alpha, giving the protein MKVTRRDFMKISGAAAAGLAVGGLGFDLKPVSVHAQMLKTRYAKETTTICCYCGVGCGAIVHTSKKGDGRVINIEGDPDHVINRGALCSKGAALSGLVENENRLLKPMYRAPFSDKWEEVSWEWAIDRIGLRIKATRDATFTKTNAAGQVVNRTTAIASVGSAAMDNEECWAYQALMRAIGLVYIEHQARIUHSATVAALAESFGRGAMTNHWIDLKNSDCILIMGSNAAENHPISFKYVTEAQKNGATLISVDPRFTRTSSKADIYAPLRSGTDIAFLGGMIKYILENDLLNKQYVIDNTNATFLVNPAFKFDNGVFGGYDEKGRKYDKSTWTFQMDENGIPKRDASLKDPHCVLNLLKKHYSRYNLKTVSAITGTPEADILAVYKAYAATGAPAKAGTIMYAMGWTQHTVGVQNIRAMSIIQLLLGNMGVAGGGVNALRGESNVQGSTDHALLFHIWPGYLPAPNGKQAKLEDILKRRAQSKDPLSLNWWKNEPKYIVSLLKSFFGDKADAANEFGYSWLPKLDAGKSYSWLDIFDEMYKGSIKGFFAWGMNPACSGANSNKVRKALANLDWMVNVNIFDNETGSFWRGPGMKPDQVGTEVFMLPCCVSVEKEGSITNSGRWMQWRYEGPKPMGLSKPDGDIICELGLKLKELYQKDGVFPEPILNLKWDYMTDQRYDPHKVAKAINGYFLADVKIGDKEYKKGSLVPSFAFLQADGSTSSGNWIYCGSYTDKGNMSARRKQEDAPNKIGLYPEFAWAWPVNRRIIYNRAAVDGKGQPLDPKRWVIAWKDGKWVGDVPDGPAPPVLDAEGKPNPKSVHPFIMTVNGYGQIFGPGLADGPFPEHYEAMECPVEKNLLSPQLSSPVAPRYGTDADKFAGTCDPRYPYVCTTYRVSEHWQTGLLTRPQPWLLELQPQVFVELSEELAGLKQIKNGERVVVSSARGSLECTAVVTKRFKPLKVAGTIVHQMGIPYNFGWRWPVSGKEESANLLTPSTGDPNTRIPETKTFMANIAKK